The following proteins are encoded in a genomic region of Corynebacterium atypicum:
- the hemB gene encoding porphobilinogen synthase: MSPESPRPQRSFPLTTPVRRPRRLRTTPAMRQLVAETQLSASDFILPMFVADGIEAPREIPSMPGQYQHTVDSLKKKVHEVLEAGVRCVDLFGVPRAEDKDATGSVAWDPEGILNRGVAALREEFGDDVLVMADTCLDEFTDHGHCGALSADRFGRTVVDNDATLPLYRAMAVAQAEAGAHIVSPSGMMDGQILAIREALDSAGFTDVAIMAYSAKYASAFFGPFRDAVGSSLQGDRRTYQQDPANIRESLLEVELDIEEGADFVMVKPALPYLDVLSEVAQVSPVPVAAYQVSGEYAMIQAAGQNGWVDLDRVMMESLVAIKRAGADQILTYFAEDAARALARA, encoded by the coding sequence CGGACGACCCCGGCGATGCGGCAGCTGGTCGCGGAGACCCAGCTGAGCGCGAGCGACTTCATCCTGCCGATGTTCGTCGCCGACGGCATCGAAGCGCCGCGCGAGATCCCCTCGATGCCGGGGCAGTACCAGCACACGGTCGACTCGCTGAAGAAGAAGGTGCACGAGGTCCTCGAGGCCGGGGTGCGGTGCGTGGACCTCTTCGGGGTGCCGCGGGCCGAGGACAAAGACGCGACCGGCTCGGTCGCGTGGGATCCAGAGGGCATTTTGAACCGTGGGGTCGCGGCGTTGCGCGAGGAGTTCGGCGACGATGTGCTCGTGATGGCGGATACCTGCCTCGACGAATTCACGGATCACGGCCACTGCGGCGCCTTGAGTGCCGATCGGTTCGGGCGCACGGTGGTTGATAATGACGCCACCTTGCCGCTCTACCGGGCGATGGCCGTCGCCCAGGCCGAGGCAGGCGCGCACATCGTCAGCCCCTCGGGGATGATGGATGGGCAGATCTTGGCGATCCGCGAGGCCCTCGACTCCGCAGGGTTCACCGACGTGGCGATCATGGCGTACTCGGCGAAGTACGCGTCGGCGTTTTTCGGTCCCTTCCGCGACGCGGTGGGCAGTTCGCTTCAGGGCGACCGGCGGACCTACCAGCAGGACCCGGCGAACATTCGGGAGTCGCTGCTCGAGGTGGAGCTGGACATCGAGGAGGGTGCGGATTTTGTGATGGTCAAGCCCGCTCTGCCGTACCTCGATGTGCTCAGCGAGGTCGCCCAGGTCTCTCCGGTCCCGGTCGCCGCCTACCAGGTCTCCGGAGAGTACGCGATGATCCAGGCTGCCGGCCAGAACGGCTGGGTGGATCTGGACCGGGTCATGATGGAATCACTGGTTGCTATCAAGCGCGCCGGCGCCGACCAGATTCTCACTTACTTCGCCGAGGACGCCGCCCGGGCGTTAGCCCGCGCGTAG